Proteins co-encoded in one Myxococcales bacterium genomic window:
- a CDS encoding class I SAM-dependent methyltransferase has translation MLPTPRSPPGIELRDARAMLEPVFRDHPTHNFAVRLWNGQEVSWSGRRDFTLAFTDPETFRGCFGSKDPAQFAEAYVDGRLNIEGDLWEAAGLATYLRDSDSDAHGERLAPKLVEVPSQHPVARDWENVQAHYDLPQELFRAFLDDKRVYSCAYLSHAEQSLEQAQERKLDLICKKLALRPGERLLDVGCGWGALLIWAAQRHGVRAHGITLSANQADEVRSRVTAADLGERVTVERCHYADLPRARYDKISSIEMYEHVGLAQLPAYLGAIHGALRAGGLFLSQGTSRRPGIERNAGGAFIFRHVFPGGELVSAARLQSEMEDAGFEILDVQALGQHYALTLREWFERFRKRRGNAANFVSERLLRIWEVYLAGCARAFNDGVINVHQVLAEKPDARGRLRPNFARQRGTGTDEHDLKRRTSGTFRAP, from the coding sequence ATGCTGCCCACACCACGCTCTCCCCCGGGCATCGAGCTCCGCGATGCCCGCGCCATGCTGGAGCCCGTTTTCCGAGATCATCCGACGCACAACTTCGCCGTCCGACTGTGGAACGGCCAGGAAGTATCCTGGAGCGGTCGTCGCGACTTCACCCTCGCATTCACGGACCCCGAAACGTTTCGCGGCTGCTTTGGTTCCAAGGATCCGGCGCAGTTTGCCGAGGCTTACGTGGACGGGCGCTTGAACATCGAGGGAGATCTCTGGGAAGCCGCGGGGCTTGCCACATACCTTCGCGACTCCGACTCCGACGCTCACGGCGAGAGGCTCGCGCCGAAGCTCGTCGAGGTGCCCTCGCAGCACCCTGTCGCGCGCGATTGGGAGAATGTCCAGGCGCACTACGATCTCCCCCAAGAGCTGTTCCGAGCGTTCCTCGACGACAAGCGGGTGTACTCATGCGCCTACCTTTCCCACGCGGAGCAGAGCCTCGAGCAGGCCCAGGAGCGCAAACTCGATCTGATTTGCAAAAAGCTCGCTCTGCGCCCTGGTGAACGGCTGCTCGACGTCGGTTGCGGTTGGGGAGCGCTCTTGATTTGGGCCGCACAGCGGCATGGAGTCCGCGCGCACGGTATCACCTTGTCGGCGAATCAGGCGGACGAGGTGCGTTCTCGCGTGACCGCGGCCGACCTTGGCGAGCGCGTAACCGTCGAGCGTTGCCACTACGCCGATCTGCCACGAGCGAGGTACGACAAGATCAGCTCGATTGAAATGTACGAACATGTCGGCCTGGCCCAGCTGCCTGCGTACCTGGGCGCCATCCACGGAGCGTTACGCGCTGGTGGGCTCTTTCTGAGCCAGGGGACCAGCAGGCGACCAGGCATCGAGAGAAACGCCGGCGGCGCATTCATCTTCCGCCACGTATTCCCCGGGGGCGAACTTGTTTCCGCGGCTCGCCTGCAGTCGGAAATGGAGGATGCCGGATTCGAAATTCTGGATGTTCAAGCCCTCGGCCAGCACTACGCCCTTACGCTACGCGAGTGGTTCGAACGGTTCAGGAAGAGGCGGGGCAACGCCGCAAATTTCGTTTCCGAACGGCTGCTCAGGATCTGGGAGGTCTACCTTGCGGGCTGTGCCCGAGCCTTCAACGACGGGGTGATCAACGTCCACCAAGTTCTCGCCGAGAAACCCGACGCACGGGGGCGGTTGCGGCCGAATTTCGCGCGCCAGCGCGGGACTGGGACCGACGAACATGACTTGAAGCGTCGCACTAGCGGCACGTTTCGTGCTCCGTAA